TGTACTGCAGAGTTCAACATATCGAGGGTGTCTTTAAGTTATTTAGATTCATGTACCCAAATACTGTTGATCAGATAGACAAGTAGCATTTTCCTTGTGTGGTCATGAAACAGTCGCCCAAAACTACTCAAGGATGCACTTACATGTTCACATGAAACAGATGTGTTGGCAACATCAAAACAGTCACAGTGATTAACAGCAGCTGATTTTGCAAAGGAAGGATAAACTATACAAGgttattaaaaaatatgtagAGGTTATACATAAAATCTGCTGTAGATAATCAGCAGATGTAGAGGAAAGGCTCTGTACTGTAGTTCAGTGTAAAACgtgctgtataaatgtgtgcaCGTTTTGGTCAGTGAGACTGGAGAAGAGCTGTTAATAAAATGTATCCTATTTAAAGGAATCATGAAAAGCTCACAAACACTTATTGTGTGAGTTTTAATTCCACAGTTTTATCAGTAAGACACATGAATATGATGGATTATAGTTGAGGCTGGTCTGCTACCTGGATGCTTCTCTGTTCAAAGTTATTCAAGCAGTCAGAATAAGATGTTGGACGTCTATTGACCCTAAAGGACACCATCTGCTCAAAAATAGCAACAGTTGTGTGTAAGAATTTATATTGATTATAGGAATATTGATGATAATGCTGGACGATTGCTCAGTCAGTAAGTGGTTATTTCATAGCTGTTTAATTACACATCTGTAGTacagaaaaccccaaattaACCCTGAAGTTACAGGAGCATGAGGACATCTAGATTCTTTGTACTGAACATGCCTCGTTTGTCAGTGTCGTCTGTATCTCTCCAGAGCCTTACAAATGAACCACAACTCAAGTTCTTGTGTGTGGTTGCACAAATGTGCATGTGATTAATATTCTTCAGTGTTTAATCACGACAGCTCTGCTCAGCAGGTGGTGGCATCACCTCTGAATAgaggcagctgctgcagcaaaGCAGTGGCATCTGAAGCTGCCactgctttgctgcttttatGCTTCAGTGCAGTAATATGAAGGCAGACGGACGGCTCATCTACCTGCACAGTGTTTGATGCTGATGGAGGCAGTGTATGTGGTACAACCGGTCTGTGGGCAAATCTTCCTTGTGCTGTTTGTTGATCTTCAGCCAACCACAGAGAAGAGTCAAGTTATAAcacacaaagagctgaagtgaaaacaatgagtgtccactgcagccactctgtgcttttcatgcagtgtttcttttaacaacgatgatttttttttgatCTTCTGTTCCTGATGAACTCCCAGTAGCTCCAATACTTGTGCTTACCCTTAATCAGCCAATCAGTATTGACCCAACCCAAAGGTCATCCTCATCCATTGATGTGCAGTTGGGAATTTAAAGCATGTTTGCATTTGCTGTCCAAACAGAAACACGTACCCAGACGGGAACGTTGTGTCTGAGcccaaacactgaaatacagaaATATGTTCAGACTGTAGCTTAAAGTTTCTGCTTCACCAGTAACATGAGATCTCAATTAGCTCCTTATTTATTGTAGGTAGGTAACAAAGTGAAACACCCTTCTATTATAATATACTTTTAAAGCAGTGCCGGTGAAAAATGAGGTTTGACACAAGTGACCTTCACTCTCATTGCCTGGTGTAGAAGTGAATGGTTGtattttgacctttaacctctctgctctgtgttgtttcctctttcagagaACAAAACCATGACAGCTGAACCTGGACAGGACATCACtttgacatgtcgagctccaaacaacaacaacattgttgttctagagtggagcagagctgacctgggagaGAAATATGTGCTTCTGTTCCGGGATGAGCTGTTTGATTTAGAAcaacagcatccatcttttaagaaccgggtggagctgcaggacagacagatgaaggatggagacgtgtctttgattctgaaggatgtgacgactaatgacactggaacatacgagtgtcgtgtTGTCCAGAGAGGAACTAAACGCAGGAAGAGAGCTGTTTTGAAAAATGACCCCATCAGCATCGTCACCTTGAAAGTTGATCCTctaggtgagtgagtagagttgagtgtgtgtgatcagaggtgaagctgcttcctggttgttgatgtttgtttctaaagatgttgttgatgagactttgtagaaagcagctggtctgagtgatgtgatcagagtgcagtagataatgtctgacagcagtttgaagaggaaatggattctgttctgttcttcactcatcacctacctgacagctgacacctcacacctgtttctcacctgcaggtcagacaggaggagacacagaggatggagggaagaaTGGATCTGCTGGACTGATTGTCGGTCTGAGTGTTCCTGCTGTGCttcttgttgctgttgttggttttttgatctacagaaaacataaacaaccaCAGAGGCAGGATTCATACCAGCCTCCTGTTGAACTGCAGCCTGTTTGAAATGTCAGCTTAACTGTGATTCTTGTGCTTTGTTTTCAGTCGTGTCACTGAAAATGTGGAAAGACAGAAGTCAGTAATATTAAACATTTAGCAGGTATCTGTCAGACAGGTCCAGATTTTgcatttaatttacatttttcatcaGAAAAGAGGAGAAAGTTGTTTGGAATATAAACAGTATTTGTCTGATATGACTCAGGATCCTTTGATCACATGTTGCTGGTGTTTGACtcgttttaaatgtaattatattcaaatgaaaccaaagaaaaaaacatttctatGTAGCTGCAGAGTCCAACATTTCCTCCCTTTGACCTGAAACGATTCAGCTTTATTGAACTTTACCTTCCATGAAGGAGACTCTTCAGTCTGTTACTGTCCAGTTGTTACTTTCCTTTAAATATTTTCCTGACAAAGATCCACATGTGTT
The sequence above is a segment of the Oreochromis aureus strain Israel breed Guangdong linkage group 3, ZZ_aureus, whole genome shotgun sequence genome. Coding sequences within it:
- the LOC120437475 gene encoding programmed cell death 1 ligand 1-like isoform X1 encodes the protein MSRRTSFLFFSTLLFVDLFVFVSAENKTMTAEPGQDITLTCRAPNNNNIVVLEWSRADLGEKYVLLFRDELFDLEQQHPSFKNRVELQDRQMKDGDVSLILKDVTTNDTGTYECRVVQRGTKRRKRAVLKNDPISIVTLKVDPLGQTGGDTEDGGKNGSAGLIVGLSVPAVLLVAVVGFLIYRKHKQPQRQDSYQPPVELQPV
- the LOC120437475 gene encoding programmed cell death 1 ligand 1-like isoform X2; this encodes MEVTENKTMTAEPGQDITLTCRAPNNNNIVVLEWSRADLGEKYVLLFRDELFDLEQQHPSFKNRVELQDRQMKDGDVSLILKDVTTNDTGTYECRVVQRGTKRRKRAVLKNDPISIVTLKVDPLGQTGGDTEDGGKNGSAGLIVGLSVPAVLLVAVVGFLIYRKHKQPQRQDSYQPPVELQPV